In Pedobacter heparinus DSM 2366, the following are encoded in one genomic region:
- a CDS encoding sulfatase, with the protein MKPATSLKKIIIRTINCCFLLSTVFSTVNAQNSRRPNVLVIMTDQQTADAMSNAGNKDLYTPAMDKLAANGVKFTRAYCAQPLCTPSRTAIFSGKMPFETGFVGNTPERDGKWPDSLLVMGKIFQQAGYQTGYVGKWHLPIPVAKKSQHGFGFIENTNFLDYNDAATPSYCARFIKENKEKPFLLVASFLNPHDICEWANLAVNNAYKKKLIAMRNYLKQWCRKNGDKFETGL; encoded by the coding sequence ATGAAACCTGCTACATCACTAAAAAAAATAATAATCAGGACAATTAACTGTTGTTTTTTACTGTCTACGGTATTTTCGACTGTAAATGCACAAAATTCCCGGCGTCCTAATGTTCTGGTTATCATGACCGACCAGCAAACTGCTGATGCCATGAGCAATGCGGGAAATAAGGACCTGTATACACCGGCTATGGACAAGCTGGCTGCCAATGGGGTGAAGTTTACCAGGGCTTATTGTGCCCAGCCCCTTTGCACCCCCTCACGTACGGCCATCTTTAGTGGTAAAATGCCTTTTGAGACTGGCTTTGTAGGCAATACACCCGAACGGGATGGCAAATGGCCTGATAGCCTGCTGGTAATGGGCAAGATCTTTCAGCAGGCAGGTTATCAAACCGGTTATGTGGGCAAATGGCATTTGCCAATTCCTGTGGCCAAGAAAAGTCAGCATGGTTTCGGTTTTATTGAGAATACCAATTTCCTGGATTATAATGATGCTGCCACACCTTCTTATTGTGCCAGGTTCATCAAAGAAAACAAGGAAAAACCTTTCCTGCTGGTGGCTTCATTTTTAAATCCGCACGATATCTGTGAGTGGGCAAACCTGGCAGTTAATAATGCCTATAAAAAGAAACTCATCGCCATGCGTAATTATCTGAAACAATGGTGCAGAAAAAACGGGGATAAGTTTGAAACCGGCTTATAG
- a CDS encoding polysaccharide lyase produces MKFILHLSLSIAGSLCVATCYSQENKLSPETKQEAIRKIDWRLSEQKSVAAPEQILDNQFIPIGDKEPNATIIEDSKNRHNGQVVYKFICTGKANRIELSSTFGTRENLKQYPEEEIKELSEIGEAYINSSHGNYGDVVVYDWYSRFPEAESPEKGGIIAQIHGRPDRTLLVNPKGEIVRVSIKVMKAMLDTMYFDLHIGKNKQTKAPNGWRVDAAAGGPIAEMSYRPPYLYLMARSSAERISHSETRTRPYPGKVQVGKVIGENGKTGFLAFSEPTSSVPINKWVHFKMEIKYSKYSHTADEVLEKGYIKMWMDDKVLCDIKDVNIGKNDELGPYFKYGIYKPAKGGFTVEHSGFTETVKK; encoded by the coding sequence ATGAAATTTATACTACACCTTTCCTTGTCAATTGCCGGATCACTTTGTGTGGCTACTTGTTATAGCCAGGAAAATAAGCTGAGTCCAGAAACAAAGCAAGAGGCCATTCGGAAAATAGACTGGCGGTTAAGCGAGCAAAAAAGCGTAGCTGCGCCGGAACAAATATTAGACAATCAGTTTATACCCATTGGTGATAAAGAACCCAATGCAACCATTATAGAGGATAGCAAGAACAGGCACAATGGTCAGGTGGTGTATAAATTCATCTGTACGGGTAAGGCCAACAGGATAGAACTGTCCTCGACATTTGGTACCAGGGAAAATCTGAAACAATACCCGGAAGAAGAAATTAAAGAACTCAGTGAGATCGGTGAAGCTTATATCAATTCTTCGCATGGCAATTATGGCGATGTAGTAGTGTACGATTGGTATTCGAGGTTCCCGGAAGCAGAATCACCGGAGAAGGGTGGTATTATAGCACAGATACACGGCCGTCCAGATCGGACACTGCTCGTCAATCCCAAGGGAGAGATAGTAAGGGTGTCGATAAAGGTGATGAAAGCAATGTTGGATACGATGTATTTTGATTTGCATATCGGCAAAAACAAGCAAACAAAAGCACCTAACGGTTGGCGTGTGGATGCCGCTGCAGGTGGGCCAATTGCTGAAATGAGCTACCGTCCGCCGTACTTATATCTGATGGCAAGGAGCAGCGCCGAACGTATATCCCATAGCGAAACCCGCACACGGCCATATCCGGGGAAGGTTCAGGTAGGTAAGGTAATTGGCGAAAATGGTAAAACAGGATTTTTAGCTTTTTCTGAGCCAACGAGCAGCGTACCGATCAATAAATGGGTCCATTTTAAAATGGAAATCAAATACAGTAAATACAGCCACACTGCTGATGAGGTTTTGGAGAAAGGATACATCAAAATGTGGATGGATGACAAGGTTTTGTGCGATATCAAAGATGTGAACATAGGCAAAAACGATGAATTGGGACCTTACTTTAAATATGGCATTTACAAGCCAGCTAAAGGGGGCTTTACTGTGGAGCATAGCGGGTTTACCGAAACCGTTAAAAAGTAA
- a CDS encoding DUF6250 domain-containing protein, with translation MKNLLFLFLVFITTISSYAQTPGKLIYKSDFSRPLDCKDWVAEIDNLPGHTSTVYTYSNALVLDTWGGVTVWLNKKLTGNIQIEYDRIVQMGKGCNDRIGDLNQFWMATDPKNASLFTRSGKFQEYDNLNLYYAGVGGNFNTTSRFRKYLTPTSKPVVKEYTDKEHLLEANKVYRIKIIVKNGTSSFWLNGECWFNYTDPSPLTSGYFGFRSLQSRQEIKNLRIYALD, from the coding sequence ATGAAAAACCTGTTGTTCCTTTTTTTAGTATTTATTACAACGATATCCTCCTATGCACAAACGCCAGGAAAACTCATATATAAATCAGATTTTTCCAGGCCGCTGGATTGTAAAGACTGGGTAGCAGAAATAGATAACCTACCCGGACATACTTCGACAGTTTATACTTACAGCAATGCTTTAGTATTGGATACCTGGGGAGGGGTAACGGTTTGGTTAAATAAAAAACTGACTGGCAATATACAGATTGAATACGATAGGATAGTGCAAATGGGTAAGGGCTGTAACGACCGTATTGGCGACCTTAATCAGTTCTGGATGGCAACAGATCCTAAAAATGCGAGTTTGTTTACCAGAAGTGGAAAATTTCAGGAGTATGATAATCTCAATTTGTATTATGCAGGAGTGGGTGGGAATTTCAATACCACTTCCCGTTTTAGAAAATACCTTACGCCTACATCAAAACCCGTGGTAAAGGAGTATACAGACAAGGAACATTTATTAGAAGCCAATAAAGTTTATCGTATTAAGATAATTGTAAAAAACGGCACTTCAAGTTTTTGGCTGAATGGGGAATGCTGGTTCAACTATACTGATCCAAGTCCGCTAACATCAGGTTATTTTGGTTTCAGGAGTTTACAATCCAGACAGGAAATTAAAAACCTGCGCATATATGCATTGGATTAA